The Pararhizobium sp. IMCC21322 sequence TCCGACCAGCACCACGCGGTCGCCCGGTTCCAGTTGACGCAAGGCGTTGTCGCGCCAGCCACTCGTGCTGAATTGCAGGGGGCCGACAGGGACGTCCCAGCCCCAGACTTTTGTGAGAAAGAACTTCATGACGTTTTGTACCTGTCGCTATTCTCGGCACAATGCTCCAGCACGCGCGCGATCCAGTTGTCGAACCATACCCAAGTGTTCTTGTAGTCACCTTCGCAGCCGTAGCCTTTGGCCGGGTCTTTTGCCTCTAGGGTTTGCCAAAGCGCCGTGTGATCGCTGATACCAAACCTCTTAAAATCCTCCTTTCTGACAGCCTTTACAACCTCTGTCGCTGTATGACGTTTCTTGTTCACTTCCTTAAGAAGAATCCTGTTGACCGCTTCGGCATTCTCGCTACCTGGCTTAATAAACTCCACAGCGCGGTCGGCGCCTGAGGCCCGGTTGCTCGTCATGGGAACGAAGGCTACGCGGTAGCGGAACGCCGGATTGGCTAGGTCTTCATCCGACAAGCAATGTTCAAAGGCACTTATGAAGCTCGATACATGTGACGGAAGGTCCGCAGCCTGCTTTAGCCGCGCTCGTTGATCGTCTCCAAAAGAAACGAATTGCAGGGCTATTGGCAGACGTTTTTCCAATCCGTGCTGGACACCAAAAAGACTTTTAAGTGCTTCATTAAAATTAATGCAGCATGCCTGCAATTCGCCGCCTATGGCATCGTCAATTCTGCTGGTGGAGCGATGTTCTATTTCATGGCGAATTTCCAACAGGAATTCCAGGTTTTTAACCGCACCAGCAGGAACAGGACATTTTGCGTGTTTTAGGCATTTCCCAAGCTCCCAGTATTTATCGGCTCCCTGCTTAGTCTTTTCAGTGTAACGATAGTCAACACCTCCTCGCTTAAACCAAGCGTGCATGAGGTAGGTCCATGCAATTATGCTAGGGTGTGAACCCAATTCAGTCCCTTGATTTTGCTTGTGAAAGTGTGATTCACAACCTCCTTTGATGGAGGTAGTTATGGCACGATTTGATTTGACTGACGAAGAATGGGCAATTATTGCACCGCTTCTTCCCAAGCAGGGACGCGGTCCGGAACGCAAGGATGATCGCAGGGTGCTGAACGGCATCTTCTATGTTCTGCGAACGGGAGCACCTTGGCGTGATTTGCCGGAACGATACGGCCCCCGCACGACGGTTTATAACCGATACATCCGATGGGGTGAGCGTGGCGTCTGGCAAGGCATATTCGAAGCCCTTGCGCAAGAATGTGAAGACGCTTTGGTACTCATAGAT is a genomic window containing:
- a CDS encoding DUF3644 domain-containing protein, producing the protein MPFSTLRSSLRSGPRPCLGRSGAIIAHSSSVKSNRAITTSIKGGCESHFHKQNQGTELGSHPSIIAWTYLMHAWFKRGGVDYRYTEKTKQGADKYWELGKCLKHAKCPVPAGAVKNLEFLLEIRHEIEHRSTSRIDDAIGGELQACCINFNEALKSLFGVQHGLEKRLPIALQFVSFGDDQRARLKQAADLPSHVSSFISAFEHCLSDEDLANPAFRYRVAFVPMTSNRASGADRAVEFIKPGSENAEAVNRILLKEVNKKRHTATEVVKAVRKEDFKRFGISDHTALWQTLEAKDPAKGYGCEGDYKNTWVWFDNWIARVLEHCAENSDRYKTS